A region of Ochrobactrum quorumnocens DNA encodes the following proteins:
- a CDS encoding sarcosine oxidase subunit gamma, with the protein MLVETKPYSNRKVVIPGRLEIHAADDAARFVLRIAATKLKLAEKALGAKIPAKIGDLIRTDDIAVACIGPDEWYIWAEETKGATITQAFAKLYETEQHSLTEVSHRETGVDITGPKAEWLLNAASPLELAKMQAPGAARTIFDHAQIILLKWDEDHYRIEVWNSFADHVWTLLELASNEVELAV; encoded by the coding sequence ATGCTTGTTGAGACAAAACCTTATTCGAACCGCAAGGTCGTTATTCCGGGTCGTCTGGAAATCCACGCAGCCGATGACGCTGCCCGTTTCGTATTGCGCATTGCGGCCACAAAACTGAAGCTAGCGGAAAAAGCGCTAGGTGCAAAAATCCCAGCAAAGATCGGCGATCTTATCCGCACGGATGATATCGCAGTCGCCTGCATCGGGCCGGATGAATGGTATATCTGGGCCGAGGAAACCAAGGGCGCAACCATCACGCAGGCATTCGCCAAGCTCTATGAAACCGAGCAGCACAGCCTGACGGAAGTGAGCCACCGCGAAACCGGCGTCGATATTACTGGTCCCAAGGCCGAATGGTTGTTGAATGCCGCTTCTCCGCTGGAACTGGCCAAGATGCAAGCGCCAGGAGCCGCCCGTACGATATTCGATCATGCCCAGATTATTCTTCTGAAATGGGACGAAGATCATTATCGCATTGAGGTGTGGAACTCATTCGCCGATCACGTCTGGACCCTGCTGGAACTTGCCAGTAACGAAGTCGAACTCGCAGTCTGA
- a CDS encoding HD domain-containing protein produces the protein MTDTLPLKPLDLPESEFANLVPNSRLRQQFQFILEVEKLKQVIRRTPLLDVSRRENDAEHTWELTLMAMVLHEHANEKVDLLRVLKMLIIHDIVEIDAGDTFIYDAVGAVDQEEREIQAADRLFGILPEDQALEFRALWDEFEARATPESQFARAMDRLQPLLHNFFTSGGTWHTPGVTASDVLDRKAPISQASDTLWDAAQRIIAEGVERGYLKQG, from the coding sequence ATGACCGATACATTGCCGCTTAAGCCGCTAGACCTGCCTGAGAGCGAATTTGCAAATCTTGTGCCGAATTCCAGACTGCGACAGCAATTCCAGTTCATTCTTGAAGTAGAAAAACTGAAACAGGTGATACGGCGGACCCCACTTCTGGATGTTTCGCGGCGCGAAAATGATGCCGAGCACACCTGGGAACTGACGCTCATGGCGATGGTTCTGCATGAACATGCGAATGAGAAAGTCGATCTCCTGCGTGTACTCAAGATGCTGATCATCCACGACATCGTGGAGATCGATGCGGGCGATACGTTCATTTATGATGCCGTGGGAGCTGTTGATCAGGAAGAGCGCGAAATACAGGCCGCCGACCGGTTATTCGGCATTCTGCCGGAAGATCAGGCGCTGGAGTTTCGCGCGCTGTGGGATGAATTTGAGGCGCGTGCAACGCCTGAATCACAATTCGCGCGCGCGATGGATAGGCTACAGCCGCTCCTTCATAACTTTTTCACCAGTGGCGGAACCTGGCACACGCCGGGTGTGACCGCATCAGACGTACTGGATAGAAAGGCGCCCATTTCACAGGCATCTGACACACTTTGGGACGCCGCTCAGCGGATAATCGCAGAAGGTGTAGAACGCGGATATCTGAAGCAGGGTTGA
- a CDS encoding amidohydrolase family protein yields MIIDTHLHLIDKSALNYPWLGDVPALNRDFLFETYQKQAERCGITAALHMEVDVLPAQIVAETAHIEAISRQYNGYIKGAIASCRPEEPEFAEYLEQQLGNPFVKGFRRVLHVVPDDLSEKPLFRENIRRLEGTGLTFDLCTLPHQIDKAVALADLATDAQFVLDHCGVPDIKSGALEVWQKGITEIAQRDNVVAKISGVVAYADSASWTVETLRPYVEHVIQSFGWERIVWGSDWPVCTLAVPGASSVDAGLSTWVATTHALLEGCSEDEKALLLSENATRLWKL; encoded by the coding sequence ATGATTATCGATACCCATCTGCATCTGATCGACAAAAGCGCGTTGAATTATCCATGGCTGGGAGACGTACCAGCCTTGAACCGCGACTTTCTGTTTGAGACCTATCAGAAGCAGGCCGAACGCTGCGGCATTACAGCAGCGCTTCATATGGAAGTGGATGTTTTACCGGCACAAATTGTGGCCGAGACCGCTCACATTGAGGCAATCTCGCGGCAATATAATGGCTACATTAAGGGTGCAATCGCATCCTGCCGCCCTGAAGAACCAGAATTTGCCGAATATCTGGAACAGCAGCTTGGCAATCCTTTCGTGAAAGGTTTTCGGCGCGTGTTGCATGTCGTGCCTGACGATTTGTCGGAAAAGCCTTTGTTCCGCGAAAATATCAGGCGCTTGGAAGGCACCGGCCTGACATTTGATCTCTGCACTTTGCCGCATCAAATCGACAAAGCCGTGGCTCTCGCCGACCTCGCAACAGATGCACAATTCGTACTCGACCATTGCGGTGTGCCGGACATCAAATCAGGTGCGCTGGAAGTCTGGCAGAAGGGAATTACTGAGATTGCTCAGCGCGACAATGTGGTCGCCAAGATTTCAGGCGTTGTGGCTTATGCGGACTCCGCAAGCTGGACCGTAGAAACCCTGCGCCCTTATGTGGAGCATGTCATTCAGTCGTTCGGCTGGGAGCGTATCGTGTGGGGGAGTGACTGGCCGGTCTGCACCTTAGCAGTTCCGGGGGCGAGCAGTGTCGATGCTGGGCTTTCGACATGGGTTGCCACAACCCATGCGCTTCTTGAAGGATGCAGCGAAGACGAAAAAGCGCTGCTGCTTTCTGAGAATGCAACGCGCCTCTGGAAGCTGTAA
- the cueR gene encoding Cu(I)-responsive transcriptional regulator, whose product MNIGQAAKASGISAKMIRHYETIGLIEAADRTSSGYRVYTQNDVETLRFIRSSRDLGFQVEQIKELLALWRDRNRASADVKKVALQHVEDLEAKMKQLQNMADTLRHLAHNCQGNNRPDCPIIHELATHSVQKPVRPAPRKGELLHGKV is encoded by the coding sequence ATGAATATCGGGCAAGCCGCCAAAGCATCGGGCATATCGGCGAAAATGATCCGCCATTATGAAACCATCGGGCTTATCGAGGCTGCCGATAGAACCAGCTCGGGCTATCGCGTCTATACGCAGAATGATGTCGAAACGCTGCGTTTCATCCGTTCAAGCCGTGATCTCGGCTTTCAGGTCGAGCAAATCAAGGAACTACTGGCGCTCTGGCGCGATCGCAACCGCGCATCTGCCGATGTGAAGAAGGTCGCACTCCAGCATGTTGAAGATCTTGAAGCCAAGATGAAGCAGCTGCAGAATATGGCCGATACGCTGCGCCACCTTGCCCATAATTGCCAGGGCAATAATCGCCCCGACTGTCCGATTATTCACGAGCTTGCCACCCATAGCGTGCAAAAGCCTGTGCGCCCCGCACCGCGAAAGGGCGAGTTGCTGCACGGGAAAGTTTGA
- a CDS encoding extracellular solute-binding protein — translation MSKITLKGMTWSHPRGYDPMVAAAQQWLQDKGVEIEWEKRSLQDFETYPVEELARNFDMIVIDHPHVGQITKENCLLPLDVAGRETELAALADGSVGQSFPSYNWQGRQWAFPLDAATQVQALRPDLMDKPATSWGEVLRLARSGKVLLPLRSPHSLMSFYTLVANAGTPCSVEGELISVEDGAKAFEQLRELASLVKPECFGMDPIAVFEEMAKPDSEIACSPLIYGYVNYAMPEFRERLIRFSDIPAGAAGVAGSALGGTGIAVSAFSKHSVAAIDFAYWIASGDVQKGLYAASNGQPGHASAWEDAIVNAATSDFYRDTRATLEGAWVRPRHDGYMPFQEAASERINKGLVENEKAEDVIVDLNRLFRESF, via the coding sequence ATGAGCAAGATCACGCTTAAAGGCATGACCTGGAGCCACCCGCGCGGTTATGATCCGATGGTGGCGGCGGCTCAACAATGGTTGCAGGATAAGGGCGTCGAGATTGAGTGGGAAAAGCGCTCGCTTCAGGATTTTGAGACTTATCCTGTCGAGGAACTGGCGCGCAATTTCGATATGATCGTGATTGATCATCCGCATGTGGGGCAAATTACCAAGGAAAATTGCCTGCTGCCGCTTGATGTAGCTGGACGCGAAACAGAACTTGCGGCGCTTGCGGATGGTTCGGTCGGGCAGTCTTTCCCGAGCTATAACTGGCAGGGGCGGCAATGGGCGTTTCCGCTGGATGCTGCAACGCAGGTTCAGGCATTGCGTCCTGATCTGATGGACAAGCCTGCAACCTCGTGGGGCGAAGTGCTGCGGCTTGCACGCTCTGGAAAAGTGCTGTTGCCACTGCGTTCGCCGCATTCGCTGATGAGTTTTTACACACTTGTCGCCAATGCCGGAACACCTTGCTCAGTGGAAGGCGAGCTGATCTCTGTTGAGGATGGTGCCAAGGCTTTCGAGCAGTTACGTGAGCTTGCTTCACTGGTGAAGCCTGAATGTTTTGGCATGGACCCGATTGCTGTGTTTGAGGAAATGGCGAAGCCTGATTCCGAGATAGCCTGCTCACCGCTGATCTATGGCTATGTGAATTATGCCATGCCAGAATTCCGTGAACGTTTGATCCGCTTTTCCGATATTCCAGCGGGTGCGGCGGGTGTTGCAGGTTCTGCTCTCGGCGGCACGGGTATTGCGGTTTCTGCCTTCAGCAAGCATTCAGTCGCAGCCATTGATTTTGCTTATTGGATTGCGAGTGGGGATGTGCAGAAGGGGCTTTATGCGGCCTCCAACGGCCAGCCGGGGCATGCGAGTGCCTGGGAAGACGCCATTGTAAATGCAGCGACGTCAGACTTCTATCGGGATACGCGTGCAACGCTTGAAGGCGCATGGGTGCGCCCACGTCACGATGGCTATATGCCATTTCAGGAAGCGGCATCCGAGCGCATTAACAAGGGCTTAGTGGAAAATGAGAAGGCGGAAGATGTTATCGTCGATCTCAATAGGCTTTTCCGCGAAAGCTTTTAA
- a CDS encoding sarcosine oxidase subunit delta, protein MLLIRCPYCEKEHPELEFAYAGEAHIARPADPSTLSDDEWRDFLFTRSNPRGTHYERWRHINGCGRFFNAVRDTVSDKFVTTYKAGEPRPALAETPAAETK, encoded by the coding sequence ATGCTTCTTATCCGTTGCCCTTATTGCGAGAAGGAACACCCGGAACTGGAATTCGCCTATGCGGGCGAAGCGCATATTGCACGTCCAGCCGATCCATCGACGCTTTCCGATGATGAATGGCGCGATTTCCTGTTCACGCGCTCAAACCCTCGCGGTACCCATTATGAACGCTGGCGGCATATCAATGGCTGCGGTCGCTTCTTCAATGCTGTGCGCGACACGGTAAGCGACAAGTTTGTCACCACCTACAAGGCCGGTGAACCCCGTCCTGCTTTGGCAGAAACTCCGGCTGCGGAGACGAAATAA
- a CDS encoding CaiB/BaiF CoA transferase family protein — MSENELPLSGLVIVDMSQFLSGPYCSLRLMDLGARVIKIERPDGGDLSRRLYLSDTEIGGDSTIFHAINRGKDSLAIDLKNPDDLAALKKLLTQADVLIQNFRPGVIKRLGLDYEAAQAINPRLVYASISGYGEEGPWVGRPGQDLLAQARSGLMWLNGDEGQGPVPFGLAVADMLAGAAAAQGILAALVRRGITNKGSHVETSLLEALVDFQFEVLTTHLNDGRRLPKRSEFRSAHAYLSAPYGVYPAADGYLAIAMMPIAKLAPLLETDTLAPFIDDPKIAFAKRDEIKRLIAARIAEKTVDEWLAILEPADIWCARVLNWEELLKSEGFSVLDMLQTVTREDDVSITTTRSPLRINGLRAKVARAAPRIGENSREIREEFGL; from the coding sequence ATGTCGGAAAACGAACTGCCGCTGAGCGGGCTCGTCATTGTCGATATGAGCCAGTTTTTGTCGGGGCCTTATTGCTCGTTGCGCCTGATGGACTTAGGCGCACGCGTTATTAAGATTGAGCGGCCCGATGGCGGCGATCTCTCGCGCAGGCTTTATCTGAGTGACACGGAAATAGGTGGTGATTCCACGATTTTTCATGCGATCAATCGCGGCAAGGACAGCCTTGCAATCGATCTGAAAAACCCTGACGATTTGGCGGCGTTGAAGAAGCTTCTCACACAGGCTGACGTGTTGATCCAGAACTTCCGTCCCGGTGTCATAAAGCGTCTTGGCCTCGATTATGAAGCAGCTCAAGCAATCAATCCGCGTCTCGTCTATGCATCGATCAGCGGTTATGGCGAAGAAGGTCCATGGGTCGGGCGTCCGGGACAGGACTTGCTGGCGCAAGCGCGTTCAGGCCTGATGTGGCTGAATGGTGATGAAGGGCAGGGGCCGGTGCCATTCGGTTTGGCGGTCGCTGATATGCTGGCAGGCGCTGCCGCAGCGCAGGGCATTCTCGCCGCACTGGTCCGCCGTGGCATTACCAACAAAGGCTCGCATGTCGAAACCAGCCTTCTCGAAGCGCTGGTTGATTTCCAGTTTGAAGTGCTGACCACTCATTTGAACGATGGTCGCCGTCTGCCGAAGCGTTCTGAGTTCCGCAGCGCCCACGCTTATCTTTCAGCACCCTATGGGGTTTATCCGGCAGCGGACGGTTATCTCGCCATTGCCATGATGCCGATTGCAAAACTCGCGCCCCTGCTTGAAACAGATACACTTGCGCCTTTCATTGACGATCCGAAGATCGCATTCGCTAAGCGCGATGAAATCAAACGCCTGATTGCGGCGCGTATTGCTGAGAAAACAGTCGATGAGTGGCTCGCCATTCTGGAACCGGCCGATATCTGGTGTGCCCGCGTTCTCAACTGGGAAGAACTGCTCAAAAGCGAAGGCTTTTCGGTCCTCGACATGCTCCAGACGGTGACACGTGAAGACGATGTTTCCATCACCACTACACGTTCACCACTGCGCATCAATGGTTTGCGTGCGAAGGTTGCGCGTGCGGCACCGCGCATTGGCGAAAACAGCAGGGAAATTCGCGAGGAGTTCGGCCTATGA
- a CDS encoding Glu/Leu/Phe/Val family dehydrogenase: MTRENLLESALVRLDEAASHINIDPDVIEKLKYARETMKVRLMIRMDDGSRKSFLAWRCRYDDTRGPTKGGIRYHPESTAEEVETLAFWMTFKCAVMNLPYGGGKGAIQVDPRKLSKAELERLSRAYIQAFSGIIGPDRDIPAPDVYTNSMIMGWMADEYSQIVGQSSPAVITGKPLALGGSLGRNDATARGGFYLVRHLAHDLGLASQLRVAVQGFGNAGQFFAKLMASDGHKIVAVSDSSGAVYCAKGLDLDLLLAAKEQGKSVVSTAGNKGHEAISADELVAVDCDVLAPSAMENMIHVDNAASIQTKLIVELANGPVTPEADKILEEKGVIILPDILANAGGVTVSYFEWVQNRQGYYWTLEEIHERLKTIMEREGRAIWNHAKQHKVTVRSAAYVHALERLAQAIEAHGTQNYFSA, encoded by the coding sequence ATGACTAGGGAAAATCTACTTGAAAGTGCGCTCGTTCGTCTTGATGAAGCCGCAAGCCATATCAATATCGATCCGGATGTTATCGAAAAGCTGAAATACGCGCGCGAAACCATGAAGGTGCGGTTGATGATCCGCATGGACGACGGCTCGCGTAAATCCTTTCTTGCATGGCGCTGCCGCTATGACGACACTCGCGGACCAACCAAGGGCGGCATCCGTTATCATCCCGAATCAACGGCTGAAGAAGTCGAAACACTCGCTTTCTGGATGACCTTCAAGTGCGCCGTGATGAACCTGCCTTATGGCGGTGGCAAGGGTGCTATCCAGGTTGATCCACGCAAGCTTTCCAAGGCTGAGCTTGAGCGTCTTTCACGCGCCTATATTCAGGCTTTCTCCGGCATCATCGGCCCAGACCGCGATATTCCGGCACCAGACGTCTATACCAACTCCATGATCATGGGCTGGATGGCAGACGAATACTCTCAGATCGTCGGCCAATCCTCACCTGCCGTGATTACCGGTAAGCCATTGGCACTCGGTGGCTCGCTTGGTCGTAACGATGCGACAGCACGCGGCGGCTTCTATCTGGTTCGCCATCTGGCGCACGACCTCGGGCTTGCTTCGCAGCTTCGCGTTGCAGTTCAGGGCTTCGGTAATGCTGGACAGTTTTTTGCGAAACTTATGGCCAGTGACGGCCACAAGATCGTAGCAGTGTCAGATTCGTCGGGTGCGGTTTATTGCGCCAAAGGTCTTGATCTTGATCTGCTTCTGGCAGCAAAGGAACAGGGCAAATCGGTTGTTTCCACTGCTGGTAACAAGGGCCATGAAGCGATCAGCGCTGATGAACTTGTCGCCGTTGATTGCGATGTATTGGCACCAAGCGCCATGGAAAACATGATCCATGTCGATAATGCTGCATCCATCCAAACCAAGTTGATTGTTGAGCTTGCAAACGGTCCTGTTACGCCTGAAGCCGACAAGATTTTGGAGGAAAAGGGCGTCATCATCCTGCCAGATATTCTGGCCAATGCCGGTGGCGTAACTGTTTCCTATTTTGAATGGGTTCAGAACCGTCAGGGCTATTACTGGACGCTTGAAGAAATCCATGAACGCCTGAAAACCATCATGGAACGCGAAGGCCGTGCCATCTGGAACCATGCCAAGCAACACAAGGTTACTGTCCGTTCGGCAGCTTATGTGCATGCGCTGGAACGCCTTGCACAGGCCATCGAAGCGCACGGCACACAGAACTACTTCTCTGCCTGA
- a CDS encoding sarcosine oxidase subunit beta family protein: protein MSRFSLASIVGNALSGNKNWKPQWPDAEPKAEYDVIIVGAGGHGLGAAYYLAKEHGITNVAVIEKGWLGGGNTGRNTTIIRSNYLYDESAHLYEHAMKLWEGLSQDLNYNVMFSQRGVMMLAHTVHDVQSFKRHIHANRLNGIDNEWMTKEQAKAYCPPLDISANARYPVVGATLQRRGGVARHDAVAWGYARGATERGVDIIQNCPVTAIRRDASGRVTGVDTPRGFIKAKKVAVSAAGSTSIVMDTAGVRMPLESFPLQALVSEPVKPIFPCVVMSNSVHAYISQSDKGELVIGSGTDQYVSYSQRGGLPLIEHTLAAICEVFPIFTRMRMLRKWGGIVDVTPDRSPIIGKTPVPGLFVNCGWGTGGFKATPGSAHVFAHTIARDEPHWINAPFTLERFTTGRLIDEAAAAAVAH, encoded by the coding sequence ATGTCCCGTTTTTCGTTAGCTTCTATCGTTGGCAACGCGCTTTCCGGCAATAAGAACTGGAAGCCGCAATGGCCGGATGCCGAACCCAAGGCCGAATATGATGTGATCATCGTCGGTGCTGGCGGCCATGGTCTGGGTGCCGCCTATTATCTGGCCAAGGAACACGGCATCACCAATGTCGCGGTCATCGAAAAAGGCTGGCTTGGCGGCGGTAATACCGGACGCAACACCACCATTATCCGCTCCAACTATCTCTATGACGAGAGCGCGCATCTTTACGAACACGCGATGAAATTGTGGGAAGGTCTAAGCCAGGACCTCAATTATAACGTCATGTTCTCGCAGCGCGGTGTGATGATGCTGGCGCATACGGTTCATGACGTGCAGAGCTTCAAGCGTCATATCCATGCCAATCGTCTCAATGGTATCGACAATGAATGGATGACCAAGGAGCAGGCGAAGGCATATTGTCCGCCGCTCGATATTTCGGCGAATGCGCGCTATCCGGTTGTTGGTGCCACCTTGCAGCGGCGAGGCGGTGTGGCCAGACACGATGCCGTGGCCTGGGGCTATGCGCGCGGTGCAACCGAGCGCGGCGTTGATATCATACAGAATTGCCCGGTGACGGCCATTCGTCGCGATGCTTCGGGCCGTGTGACCGGCGTTGATACGCCACGCGGGTTTATCAAGGCGAAGAAGGTGGCGGTTTCCGCTGCTGGCAGCACATCGATTGTCATGGATACCGCAGGCGTGCGCATGCCACTTGAAAGCTTCCCGCTACAGGCGCTGGTGTCTGAGCCGGTCAAGCCGATCTTCCCATGCGTAGTTATGTCCAATTCGGTGCATGCCTATATCAGCCAGTCCGACAAGGGTGAGTTGGTGATTGGTTCCGGCACTGACCAATATGTCTCTTATAGCCAGCGCGGCGGTCTGCCATTGATCGAGCATACGCTTGCGGCCATTTGCGAAGTCTTCCCGATCTTCACCCGTATGCGGATGCTGCGCAAATGGGGTGGTATCGTTGACGTCACGCCTGATCGTTCGCCGATCATTGGCAAGACGCCGGTTCCGGGCCTGTTTGTGAATTGCGGTTGGGGCACCGGGGGCTTCAAGGCAACGCCGGGTTCTGCGCATGTCTTCGCGCACACAATCGCCCGCGACGAGCCACACTGGATCAACGCACCGTTCACGCTTGAACGCTTCACCACCGGTCGCCTGATCGATGAAGCGGCTGCTGCTGCTGTCGCGCACTAA
- a CDS encoding sarcosine oxidase subunit alpha, translating to MTDMRIHNKGRVNKAKAVRFTFNGKSYSGFEGDTLASAMLANGEHLAGRSFKYHRPRGILSAGSEEPNALMGVSRGPGRYEPNTRATVLELYDGLKAESQNHWPSLKHDVGAINDAFYMFFSAGFYYKTFMWPKSFWNKVYEPFIRGAAGLGKSPSEPDPDTYASRYAFCDVLIAGGGPAGLAAALEAAKSGAKVILVDEQAEFGGSLLSEPEPVINGRASWDWLNETIAALKANPNVTLLPRTTAIGYYHQNMVGLCERLTDHQAKPASNAPRERMWRVRAKQVVLAQGAIEKPLVFAGNDRPGVMLASAGRTYLNRYGVKVGNQAVVVTSHDSAWLAAFDLAVAGVKVPAIIDVRSSVADSLINRAKMLGIETLTGWTVTDTGGRHRVSSVRVNPVSNGSVGAARIIACDVVLMSGGWNPSVHLFSHTKGSLVWDDARQIYLPGKPTEESRCAGAGNGNFDLQAALREGADAGAAAAKDVGHKAKASEYAVAGDFICDGESVRELPTDRDPGKAKAFIDFQNDVTAKDIRLAVREGFRSIEHVKRYTTNGMATDQGKTSNINGLAIAADALKRPTPQVGLTTFRPPYTPTTFGAFCGYNRGKLFDVTRKTPIDSWAEQHGAAFEPVSLWRRAWYFPKTGEDMHKAVARECKATRQSLGMFDASTLGKIEVVGPDAAEFMNRMYTNPWTKLGVGRCRYGLLLGEDGFIRDDGVVGRLMQDRFHVTTTTGGAARVLNMMEDYLQTEWPELKVSLTSTTEQWAVVAINGPNARKLIEPMVEGLDISNENFPHMSVAECTFLGVPARLFRMSFTGELGFEINVPARYGLSLWKALYEAGQQYDITPYGTETMHVLRAEKGYIIVGQDTDGTITPDDASLGWAVGKQKPDFVGKRSLARPDMLKSDRKHLVGLLTNDPKLVLEEGAQIVADPKQALPMTMLGHVTSSYWSEALGRSIAMAVVAGGKDRIGETLYMPMPDGSVHEATVSGMVFYDPEGAKLNG from the coding sequence ATGACCGATATGCGCATTCATAACAAAGGCCGCGTCAACAAGGCCAAGGCTGTGCGTTTCACCTTCAACGGCAAGTCCTATTCGGGCTTTGAAGGCGATACGCTGGCATCCGCCATGCTTGCCAATGGCGAACATCTGGCCGGTCGTTCGTTCAAATATCACCGTCCGCGCGGCATTCTTTCTGCCGGTTCCGAAGAGCCAAATGCGCTGATGGGCGTCTCAAGAGGACCGGGCCGTTATGAGCCGAACACCCGCGCAACGGTTCTCGAACTCTATGACGGCTTGAAAGCCGAAAGCCAGAACCATTGGCCGTCGCTCAAGCACGATGTAGGCGCGATCAATGATGCGTTCTACATGTTCTTCTCTGCGGGCTTTTACTACAAGACCTTCATGTGGCCGAAGAGCTTCTGGAACAAGGTCTATGAGCCTTTCATCCGAGGCGCTGCCGGTCTTGGCAAGTCGCCATCCGAACCGGACCCAGACACCTATGCCAGCCGCTATGCTTTCTGCGACGTGCTGATCGCCGGTGGTGGACCTGCCGGCCTGGCTGCTGCGCTCGAAGCTGCAAAGAGCGGCGCGAAGGTCATCCTCGTGGATGAGCAGGCCGAATTTGGTGGCTCGCTTCTGTCCGAGCCAGAGCCGGTCATCAATGGCCGCGCAAGCTGGGACTGGCTCAATGAAACCATAGCGGCCCTTAAAGCCAATCCGAATGTCACGCTTTTGCCGCGCACAACGGCCATTGGCTATTACCATCAGAACATGGTCGGCCTTTGCGAACGCCTGACCGATCATCAGGCAAAGCCCGCCTCCAATGCACCGCGTGAACGTATGTGGCGTGTGCGTGCAAAGCAGGTGGTGCTGGCGCAGGGCGCGATTGAAAAGCCGCTGGTCTTTGCAGGCAATGACCGTCCCGGCGTGATGCTGGCTTCCGCGGGACGCACCTATCTCAATCGCTATGGCGTCAAGGTTGGCAATCAGGCTGTCGTCGTCACCTCGCATGACAGTGCATGGCTCGCGGCTTTCGATTTGGCGGTGGCAGGCGTCAAGGTTCCTGCCATCATCGATGTGCGTTCGAGCGTTGCCGACAGCCTTATCAACCGTGCCAAAATGCTCGGCATTGAAACACTGACCGGCTGGACTGTTACGGACACTGGCGGACGTCATCGTGTGTCGTCCGTGCGCGTCAATCCGGTTTCCAATGGCTCGGTCGGTGCTGCACGCATAATTGCCTGCGATGTGGTGCTGATGTCTGGTGGGTGGAATCCGAGCGTGCATCTCTTTTCGCACACAAAAGGCTCGCTTGTCTGGGATGACGCGCGTCAGATTTATCTTCCGGGTAAGCCGACCGAGGAAAGCCGTTGTGCAGGAGCAGGCAATGGCAATTTCGATTTGCAGGCCGCTCTTCGCGAAGGTGCAGATGCAGGCGCTGCTGCCGCAAAGGATGTTGGGCATAAGGCCAAAGCATCTGAATATGCAGTTGCTGGTGATTTCATCTGCGATGGTGAGAGCGTGCGCGAACTGCCGACAGATCGCGATCCCGGCAAGGCCAAGGCTTTCATCGATTTCCAGAACGATGTGACGGCCAAGGATATTCGTCTGGCTGTGCGCGAGGGCTTCCGCTCTATCGAGCATGTTAAGCGCTACACCACCAACGGTATGGCGACCGATCAGGGTAAGACGTCCAACATTAATGGTCTGGCGATTGCAGCGGATGCGTTGAAGAGGCCAACGCCGCAGGTGGGTCTCACAACTTTCCGCCCGCCTTACACACCGACCACCTTTGGTGCTTTCTGCGGCTACAATCGTGGCAAGCTGTTTGATGTGACACGCAAGACGCCAATCGATAGCTGGGCCGAGCAGCATGGCGCTGCTTTCGAGCCGGTCTCGCTGTGGCGACGGGCATGGTACTTCCCGAAAACCGGCGAAGACATGCACAAGGCGGTGGCACGCGAATGCAAGGCCACGCGTCAATCATTGGGCATGTTCGACGCTTCAACGCTTGGCAAGATCGAAGTGGTCGGCCCCGATGCGGCAGAGTTCATGAACCGCATGTACACCAATCCATGGACGAAGCTCGGTGTCGGGCGCTGCCGTTATGGTCTGCTGCTTGGCGAAGATGGCTTCATCCGTGATGACGGTGTAGTTGGTCGTCTCATGCAGGATCGTTTCCATGTGACAACCACAACCGGCGGTGCCGCGCGTGTTCTCAATATGATGGAAGACTATCTCCAGACCGAATGGCCGGAGCTGAAAGTCTCGCTCACCTCAACCACTGAGCAATGGGCAGTTGTGGCGATCAACGGTCCCAATGCGCGCAAGCTTATCGAACCGATGGTCGAAGGGCTGGATATCTCAAACGAAAACTTCCCGCATATGTCGGTCGCGGAATGCACATTCCTCGGCGTGCCAGCACGTCTGTTCCGTATGAGCTTCACCGGCGAACTTGGCTTCGAAATCAACGTGCCTGCGCGTTACGGTCTTTCACTTTGGAAGGCACTCTATGAGGCCGGTCAGCAATATGACATCACGCCTTACGGCACGGAAACTATGCACGTTCTGCGCGCGGAAAAAGGCTATATCATTGTCGGTCAGGACACTGACGGTACGATAACGCCGGATGATGCAAGCCTCGGCTGGGCTGTTGGCAAGCAGAAGCCGGATTTTGTCGGTAAGCGCTCGCTGGCTCGCCCTGATATGCTTAAATCTGATCGCAAGCATCTTGTGGGTCTGTTGACCAACGATCCGAAGCTGGTTCTGGAAGAAGGCGCACAGATTGTTGCCGATCCAAAACAGGCGCTGCCGATGACCATGCTTGGCCATGTCACTTCGTCCTATTGGAGCGAGGCCCTTGGTCGGTCTATTGCCATGGCGGTTGTTGCTGGCGGCAAGGACCGTATAGGTGAAACGCTTTATATGCCAATGCCCGATGGAAGCGTACATGAAGCCACTGTTTCGGGAATGGTCTTTTATGATCCCGAAGGCGCGAAGTTGAACGGATAA